A region of Coccinella septempunctata chromosome 5, icCocSept1.1, whole genome shotgun sequence DNA encodes the following proteins:
- the LOC123313922 gene encoding amino acid transporter AVT3B-like → MSGYGAIKNELEIDEESSISKAERLRKISLAKNGLTVVGTFIFIVGEMAGCGVLALPKALVNTGWVGLILLPILAFNAAYSGVKLGKCWEIVEERYPEYRAHVRNPYPAIANVAMGPLASSIVTTAIRITLFGAGTVNLLLAAQIFQEIFGDFLPTITSCTYFLFMAAFVTPLMWFGSPKHFSFVGIGAVVTTSGACILFFTQMISDATDLKRVQHTQFGFEEFFLGFGALLFAFGGASTFPTIQNDMKDKSKFGISVVCAFIAIIILYFPIAIGGYLIFGDQVADNIAVSLGKSLYVEVGNILMGIHLIFAFLILINPVCQDMEQAFDIPKKFNWRRCVTRTVIILGLIFVGETIPKFSKILSLIGGSTIAMLTFIFPPYLYMKLCDQKSDEWENRFISTHERVYLWELIMVGIVGGLAATYSALISIFGGSSLVKPCYSV, encoded by the exons ATGAGCGGTTACGGTGCGATAAAAAATGAATTAGAAATAGACGAAGAGAGTAGTATTTCGAAAGCTGAGAGGTTAAGA AAAATAAGCTTGGCTAAAAATGGGCTTACGGTGGTGGGAACTTTCATCTTTATTGTTGGTGAAATGGCAGGATGTGGGGTATTAGCCTTACCCAAAGCTTTGGTTAACACAG gaTGGGTGGGTCTGATTCTCCTTCCAATTCTTGCCTTCAATGCCGCATACAGCGGCGTGAAGCTAGGAAAATGTTGGGAAATTGTTGAGGAGAGATATCCGGAGTATAGAGCACATGTGAGGAACCCTTATCCGGCTATAGCAAACGTAGCAATGGGACCTTTAGCGAG ttcaattgTGACCACAGCTATAAGAATAACTTTGTTCGGAGCAGGAACGGTGAATTTACTTCTGGCGGCACAAATCTTCCAGGaaatttttggagatttcttGCCTACCATAACTTCCTGCACATACTTTTTATTCATGGCTGCATTCGTAACTCCTCTCATGTGGTTCGGATCACCAAAACATTTTAG TTTTGTAGGTATTGGAGCAGTTGTGACAACATCAGGAGCCTGTattttattctttacacaaatgaTCAGTGACGCTACGGATTTGAAAAGAGTTCAGCACACCCAATTCGGTTTCGAAGAATTCTTCCTAGGTTTTGGAGCGCTACTGTTCGCTTTCGGTGGAGCATCCACATTTCCGACTATACAGAACGATATGAAGGACAAGAGCAAATTTGGAATCAGTGTCGTTTGTGCTTTCATAG caatcatTATCCTTTATTTTCCAATTGCCATTGGAGGTTATTTAATATTTGGTGACCAAGTAGCCGACAACATAGCTGTATCCCTTGGAAAATCTCTCTACGTGGAGGTAGGGAATATATTGATGGGTATTCATCTGATATTTGCATTCTTAATACTCATAAATCCAGTTTGTCAAGACATGGAGCAGGCCTTCGACATACCAAAGA aattcaattggAGGCGATGTGTGACGAGGACTGTAATCATCCTAGGATTAATTTTCGTTGGAGAGACTATTCCAAAATTCAGCAAAATTCTTTCGCTCATCGGAGGATCTACTATAGCAATGCTGACGTTCATTTTTCCTCCCTATTTGTACATGAAGTTATGTGATCAAAAGAGTGATGAATGGGAAAATAG ATTCATTTCCACTCACGAAAGAGTTTACCTGTGGGAGCTTATAATGGTTGGAATTGTAGGAGGATTGGCAGCCACTTATAGTGCTCTTATTTCTATATTCGGCGGCAGTTCCCTAGTGAAGCCATGCTATTCTGTCTAA
- the LOC123314265 gene encoding uncharacterized protein LOC123314265, with translation MEAKLLVIVSLTLATQCPQIYGEDHASEDFSNFAELAAELFQSQGGEGLGSMVQGLMGSAISGVLSGGDGEGAKTASNLGRVLQGLGNMVGPNARGIDTDVLSGIVGMVGNSLDPQNKEKGGVDVLSVLSTVGGVLSQPGNAEKLEHITGLMPLAVDFFNSIYGPEAQQREKRHAEHAGSFPPLLETFHLMADHFLNSEFGKNVMKTIGAEKIIKIFSDETGKFSYDKFVELMENLSFRRHWIHMVTLRIGKFVEYYSDPKIYEKYATTLQLMINSYLTHQGYPKSVLLDPVAPVKSTTALVDFMAEKYLGTKINSKHYVQPMVSYVVHIFGLIKEQGRAKGGTEGISAKLADSINLEIIEPIARVNRAYRFLKKNPKCDRYVLCLVNQKDTSATTIPGLKMLLSKGTSFVASWALSTLSEATMLEYFNLIMYEDQCQKYFKPACSDFHEGEVKVTTEYIHNEL, from the exons ATGGAAGCCAAATTACTAGTCATCGTTTCCCTCACGCTGGCAACGCAATGCCCCCAAATATATGGAGAAGATCATGCCAGTGAAGACTTCAGCAATTTCGCTGAATTGGCAGCAGAACTCTTCCAATCACAAGGTGGTGAAGGCTTGGGATCTATGGTACAGGGCTTAATGGGGAGTGCCATATCTGGTGTCCTTTCAGGAGGCGACGGTGAAGGTGCAAAAACAGCTAGCAATTTAG GTCGAGTTCTTCAAGGACTTGGTAACATGGTAGGTCCAAATGCCAGAGGAATAGATACAGACGTTTTATCTGGAATTGTGGGGATGGTCGGTAATTCCCTGGACCCACAAAACAAAGAAAAGGGTGGTGTGGATGTTCTTTCTGTATTATCGACGGTTGGTGGTGTTTTGAGTCAGCCTGGAAATGCAGAAAAACTAGAACATATAACAG GATTAATGCCATTGGCGGTTGACTTCTTCAATTCCATTTATGGACCAGAAGCTCAACAGAGAGAGAAGAGGCACGCTGAACATGCAGGGTCTTTTCCACCACTCTTGGAAACATTTCACCTGATGGCCGACCATTTCCTGAATTCCGAATTCGGCAAGAATGTCATGAAAACGATAGGAGCAGAAAAAATCATCAagattttttctgatgaaacCGGAAAATTCAGCTACGACAAATTCGTAGAGTTGATGGAAAATCTATCCTTCAGGAGGCATTGGATCCACATGGTTACACTGAGGATAGGAAAATTCGTGGAGTATTATTCCGATCCTAAAATTTATGAAAA gtatGCCACCACATTGCAGTTGATGATCAACAGCTATCTCACCCACCAAGGATATCCCAAATCAGTTCTACTCGATCCTGTTGCGCCAGTGAAAAGCACAACTGCTTTAGTGGACTTTATGGCAGAAAAATATTTGGGCaccaaaataaattcaaaacatTATGTTCAACCTATGGTTTCGTATGTTGTG CACATATTTGGCTTGATCAAAGAACAAGGCCGAGCTAAAGGAGGCACAGAAGGCATTTCGGCCAAGTTAGCAGACTCTATCAATTTAGAAATAATAGAACCGATTGCTCGTGTGAACCGAGCATACaggtttttgaagaaaaatcccAAATGTGATAG GTATGTGTTATGTTTGGTGAACCAAAAGGATACTAGTGCGACTACCATCCCAGGTCTCAAAATGCTGCTGAGTAAAGGTACAAGCTTTGTTGCTAGTTGGGCCTTGAGTACATTGTCTGAAGCGACGATGCTGGAATATTTCAATCTCATCATGTACGAAGACCAATGCCAG AAATATTTCAAACCAGCCTGCAGTGATTTTCACGAAGGGGAAGTGAAAGTAACGACTGAATATATTCATAATGAACTTTAG